GCTGGAAGGGATGCTTCAGGCAGGGGTGATGGACACGCCAAAGGCTGGCAACCGAGCGAGCAGGGCACCCCGCAAGGGGCGGTGATCAGCCCGTTGCTGGCCAATATCTACCTCAACGACCTGGACGGGACGATGGCCCGCCAAGGCTTCGAACTGGTGCGCTAGGCCGAGGAGTTTGTCGTGCTGTGCGGTAGCCAAGCCGAAGCCCAAAGGGCTCTCGAGACCCTCGGCGCTTGGGTAGCGACCAACGGCCTAAGCTTGCACCCGAACAAAACCCGGCTGGTGGACGCCAGCCAACCCGGGGGGTTCGACTTCCGGGGCTACCATTTTGAACGGGGCATGAGATGGCCGCGGGCTAAAAGCCTGAAGCAACTCAAAGCGACCCTCCGCCAGAAGACCCGTCGCAGCCAGGGCCGCAGTCTAAAAGCCATCTGCGCGGATCTCAATGGCACGTTGCGAGGGTGGTTTGAGTACTTCAAGCACAGCCATTACACTGCCTTTGAACCCATCGACCAGTACACGCGGGGGCGCCTGCGGAGTATCTTGCGCAAACGGCACGGCAAGAAAGGGCGCGGACGCGGACTCGATCATCAACGCTGGCCCAATGCCTACTTCACCGCCCTGGGCTTGTTCGCCTTAAAACCGGCGCACGCGGCGGCACGCCAATCCTCTGGCCGGTAAACCACCGACTGGAGAGCCGGATGCGGGCGATCCGCCAGTCCGGTTCGGAGGGAGGGGGAGTGCAGACACTCCCCCTACCCTATCTTTTTCCGGCCGTCACAGGCCCTGAAGGACCTGCCTAACCTCAACCGTCCCTCTGGGACAAAGGCAACGTGCGGCGCTTCCCAGGTGCCCTGCCCGCGTTACACCTATTGGACCGTATAAACGTCCCAAGCCCAACGGGCCGGGGGCCGGTTCTTAGGCCTGAAGGGCTGGCAGAACTTAGCCCAGGGTTTACCCTGAGAAGGCATTTCGCCCACGGCTCCAGCCCTGAAGGGGCGGCAGAAGGCGTCGCTCGCGGGTTCTGCCGCCCCTTCAGGGCTCGATCGTGATTTTACGGTTACCCAGGGTAAACCCTGGGCTAACTTCCCTTGGCCCTTCGGGCCTAAGAACCAGCCCGACGGGCCTAAGACCGATGCAACCAACTACGGAGCATCCGTCGGCGCCGGCACCCCCCTGAGCCGGCATTCCACCGAGACAACTGCCTGAATGGTATAACCGGCAGACCGGGGCGTGTAGGAGGCTGCGCTATAATGCCCTCGGGAGGTGGACCTGTCCCCGCGGGAACGATAAGCGGAGTTTCCTTGGTGCTGACATGCAACGGCGGTCACGATCTGGCCGCGTCGGTGGGAGCCCAATAGCGGTACTTTCCTTCGTTCTCGCGTTGCGGGGCAGCCGTCCGGGCAGGGCTTTTAAGCTTTAGGAACATGCGGAGGCACTCAGATGCGCTCGATGAAAACAGCGCGTCACCATCAAGGGGGACGTTGAAAAGGTCGCTATAGCCGGGCAGTTCCCGCGCCTCGGGTGTATCGAGCCGTTGGAAGCCCATGGACCACCCCTCGAATTCCCGCCCCGGCCGCTCGCCTTCCAGCAGAACGGTCACCCTGCGGTGGCGCGGGTCGGCAGCCACTTTGTCCATCAAAGATAGCACTGTGTCCTTGGCTCCCTCTAAGAGCTGCATGAATTTACCG
The window above is part of the Verrucomicrobiota bacterium genome. Proteins encoded here:
- a CDS encoding BLUF domain-containing protein; the protein is MFYLVYISAAVKPFSEEQLVKLLDVSRRNNAGCGITGMLLYKDGKFMQLLEGAKDTVLSLMDKVAADPRHRRVTVLLEGERPGREFEGWSMGFQRLDTPEARELPGYSDLFNVPLDGDALFSSSASECLRMFLKLKSPARTAAPQRENEGKYRYWAPTDAARS